TTGGTAATAGATTATAATGAGGATACTGGTGTTGCTACTATCGAGCAAAGAAATAGAATGGAAATTGGAGATCAGATTGAGGTAATGGGGCCCTATAGAGACTTTTTCTCTCAAGAAATTACAGAAATGACGGATGAAGAAAATAATCCCATTGACTCCGCTCCTCATGCTCAACAGATCATAAAAATCAAAATGGACCATCCGGTAAAACCATTGGATATCCTTAGAAAACAAAAAGAGAAAATCTAATTTTAATGGAGCATAACCTCTCTGTATGTGGTAAATAATATACCTATACCATACAGGGGGGGTTTTTATGTTGATGAAAAATTATTTCAACAATAGAGTAAAATTTTTAGGACTCATGCTTAGTATTTTTATGTTTGTTTTAATAGGTAGGCTTTATAATTTATCCATAATGCATAGTGCAGATTATACTTCTAGGGTAGAACGTCAATTACAAAGAGAGATGGAAATATATTATCCTAGGGGGAAGATCTTAGATCGCAATAGCATACCATTTACAGGGAAAAACTTTATAAGGGAAGACCTAACTCTCCCTTCTAATATAGAAAAAGATATTCTGGCTTCCCATGTTATAGGGCAATTGCAATATCAATATAAAAATAATACCGTAAATGGATTAAAGGGTGTATCAGGAATTCAAAAACTATTTGATCAGGAGCTCAATGGAGGACTCCCAATAAAAATTACTCAATACAAAGATGGATGGGGTCAAAAAATATCTGAGGATAATTATTATGTATATGGTGATCATGTAAACCAAGGAAAAAATGTTAGACTAACATTGGATTATCATATTCAAAAAAACATCGAAGAGGCTATGGAATCTTTTTTGAAAGATAATCATTCTATAGAGCAAAACAATAAGTTACCTGGAATAGCCATAACGGTAATGGATATTGAAAATGGCGAAGTATTAGGTATGGCATCCATGGGGGACCAGAACAACAAATCATTACATTCTTTTCCTGTAGGATCGGTTTTAAAAACCCTTGTGGCTGCTAAAGCTTTGGAAGAAGGTGTAGTAGATTTGGAGGAGGAGTTTATATGTAACGGCACTATTATGATTGAAGGGATAGAAAAACATTGTCATAAGACTGAGGGGCATGGAAATATTACCTTTAAAGAAGCCTTTGCTCAGTCTTGTAACTCGGTATTTTTTGAAGTAGCCCACAGACTTACTGAATATAATCCCAATGGCACTATTAAAGGAAATAAAATAATAGATTTAGCTAAAGAATTTGGATTTTCCCCCTATAGTGAAAAAAAGAAAGATTCTTTTGTACTGGCGGATAAATACTCCTGCAATACTTTACCCGATAGCATAACCGGGCAAATGGATATCTTTAATTTGGCCTTAGGTCAGGGGGTCATAGAGGCGAATCCT
The window above is part of the Irregularibacter muris genome. Proteins encoded here:
- a CDS encoding peptidoglycan D,D-transpeptidase FtsI family protein; translation: MLMKNYFNNRVKFLGLMLSIFMFVLIGRLYNLSIMHSADYTSRVERQLQREMEIYYPRGKILDRNSIPFTGKNFIREDLTLPSNIEKDILASHVIGQLQYQYKNNTVNGLKGVSGIQKLFDQELNGGLPIKITQYKDGWGQKISEDNYYVYGDHVNQGKNVRLTLDYHIQKNIEEAMESFLKDNHSIEQNNKLPGIAITVMDIENGEVLGMASMGDQNNKSLHSFPVGSVLKTLVAAKALEEGVVDLEEEFICNGTIMIEGIEKHCHKTEGHGNITFKEAFAQSCNSVFFEVAHRLTEYNPNGTIKGNKIIDLAKEFGFSPYSEKKKDSFVLADKYSCNTLPDSITGQMDIFNLALGQGVIEANPLMTTKIMATIANEGIFNEPTMLMDVSDSEGEVIKSFEKAEGKKIFEEDINRQLQTLLEEVSISGTAKNYNLVELGGIAGKTGTAQGGQIQPHSWFAGYFPVGKPKYAMTVFIENGGSGSQVAVPLFQEAAEKILKLGQRN